A genomic window from Prosthecobacter debontii includes:
- the asnS gene encoding asparagine--tRNA ligase, whose product MSETLRHVLASESPRSAITVRGWVRTKRESKSCAFLEITDGSCFRGLQVVVDAALSSASLLPSILTGASVEVVGDLIASPAAGQKWELQASELRLLGEADASYPLQKKGHTPEFLRTIAHLRPRTNLFSNVFRVRSRMAYAVHRFFQERGFFYVHTPIITSSDCEGAGELFRVTTLKQGTPAKPEDDFFGRPTYLTVSGQLQGETFACALGNIYTFGPTFRAENSNTARHAAEFWMIEPEMAFCDLFADMTLAEENVKYLVDAMLSECSEELEFFGKFIDKELVNRLQQTLQKPFERISYTEAVDLLLKSGQTFEHPVVWGEGLQTEHERFIAEQHVRGPVTIYNYPKAIKPFYMRQNDDGKTVAAMDLLVPGIGEIIGGSQREERLDVLRAAMQHHGLSEEDYSWYVDLRRYGSVPHAGYGMGFERLLMFVTGVSNIRDVIPFARTPGHAAY is encoded by the coding sequence ATGTCTGAAACGCTGCGTCATGTCCTTGCCTCAGAGTCCCCGAGATCCGCCATCACCGTCCGTGGTTGGGTGCGCACCAAGCGGGAATCGAAGTCCTGTGCCTTCCTGGAGATCACGGACGGCTCTTGCTTCCGGGGTTTGCAGGTCGTGGTGGATGCCGCCCTCAGCAGTGCCTCCCTCCTGCCCAGCATCCTCACCGGAGCCTCAGTCGAGGTGGTGGGAGATCTGATCGCTTCCCCCGCTGCGGGGCAGAAATGGGAACTCCAGGCCTCTGAACTCCGCCTGCTGGGCGAAGCCGATGCCAGCTACCCGCTGCAAAAGAAAGGGCACACCCCCGAGTTCCTCCGCACCATCGCCCACCTCCGCCCACGCACCAACCTGTTCAGCAATGTCTTCCGCGTGCGCAGCCGCATGGCTTACGCGGTGCATCGCTTCTTCCAGGAGCGCGGCTTTTTCTACGTGCACACGCCCATCATCACCTCCAGCGACTGTGAAGGTGCGGGTGAGCTTTTCCGCGTGACCACGCTGAAGCAGGGAACGCCGGCCAAACCCGAGGATGACTTCTTTGGCCGCCCCACCTACCTCACCGTCAGTGGTCAGCTCCAGGGGGAAACCTTCGCCTGTGCCCTGGGCAACATTTACACCTTCGGCCCCACCTTCCGCGCGGAAAACAGCAACACCGCCCGCCACGCCGCCGAGTTCTGGATGATCGAACCGGAGATGGCCTTCTGCGATCTCTTTGCCGACATGACCTTGGCGGAAGAGAATGTGAAGTATCTCGTGGATGCCATGCTGAGTGAATGCAGTGAGGAACTCGAGTTCTTTGGCAAATTCATTGACAAAGAATTGGTTAACCGGCTCCAACAGACCTTGCAGAAACCTTTCGAGCGCATCAGCTACACCGAGGCGGTGGATCTCCTTTTAAAATCGGGCCAAACTTTCGAACACCCTGTCGTCTGGGGTGAAGGTCTGCAGACGGAGCACGAGCGCTTCATTGCCGAACAGCATGTGCGGGGACCGGTCACGATCTACAACTACCCCAAAGCCATCAAACCCTTCTACATGCGCCAAAACGACGATGGCAAGACCGTGGCTGCCATGGATCTTCTAGTGCCGGGCATTGGCGAAATCATCGGCGGTAGCCAACGTGAAGAACGCCTGGATGTCCTCCGTGCCGCCATGCAGCATCACGGCCTCTCTGAGGAAGACTACTCCTGGTATGTGGATCTACGCCGCTATGGCAGCGTGCCGCATGCAGGCTACGGCATGGGCTTCGAGCGT